The genomic interval CGATGGTTTTTCCACTGCCCCCACAGGTGTTGCAGGCCCGCTCGATGGTAAAGAAACCTTGTTGATATCGGGTTTTGCCTCGCCCGTGACAAGCTGAACAATTAGTTGGGGCAAGCCCGCCTTGACTGCCCAAACCATGACAATGGTCACAAGGAACGCCTGTTGTGAATTTGACGCGCGCTGTCGTACCCTTAAACGCATCGTCCAAAGAGATATCTAAATTAAAACGAACATCCGCCCCGATCTGCTGGAACGTGTCAGTCCGCCCACTTCCCCCTAAATCACCAAACATTTCATCAATGATGTCTGAAAAGTTTCCTGAGAAACCAAAACCGCCAAACCCGGGCCCAGCTCCGCCGCCACCGCCCATGCCTTGTTCAAAAGCCGCCGAACCATACCGGTCATAAGCAGCCTTCTTTTGTTCGTCACTTAGGATTTCATAGGCTTCTGCAACATCACGGAACTTTTGCTCCGCTGCTTTATCCCCCGGATTTTTGTCAGGGTGATATTTCATGGCCAATTTGCGGTAGGCCTTCTTAATATCTTCAGGGCTGGAACCTTGACTAACGCCTAGGGTTTTGTAGAAATCTTTATTGGCCATGGAAAACTTGCTCTAAACATTATTATGAACACTATGTATAAAAAAGCATCTTTGAAGCGAACACCAAAGATGCTTGGCAAAACTAAGCCTGTTTACGATCTGTATCGTCCACGTTTTTAAACTCAGCATCAACAATTTCATCCGTTGCCTCTGACGTTGGCGCTTGACCAGCCTCTGGGGAAGATGCCTTGTAAATAGCTTCACCTAGTTTCATGGACACTTGGGTCAAAATTTCTAATTTCGCCTTCATCTCATCAGCATTTTCAGCCGTTATGGCCTGCTTTAGGTCATCAATAGCCGATTGAATACTGGCCTTATCAGTCTCTGAAACTTTATCCCCATGTTCTTTCAAGCTTTTTTCGGTGCTGTGAACCATGGCTTCCGCCTGGTTCTTTGTTTCAATCATTTCCCGACGTACCTTGTCCTCAGCTGCATTCAATTCCGCATCTTTGACCATCTGCTGAATATCGGCCTCTGATAATCCACCCGAGGCTTGAATACGGATTTGTTGTTCCTTACCCGTCGCCTTATCTTTGGCAGAGACTTGAACAATACCATTCGCATCAATGTCAAAGGTGACTTCAATTTGCGGCGTCCCTCTTGGCGCTGGCGCGATCCCCATCAGATCAAATTGCCCCAGGCTTTTATTTTGGGCTGCGATTTCTCGTTCACCCTGGAAAACCCGAATTGTCACGGCTGTTTGACCATCTTCCGCCGTTGAAAAGACTTGGCTTTTGCGGGTCGGTATGGTCGTGTTGCGGTCAATCAATCGTGTAAAGATTCCACCCAATGTTTCGATACCCAATGACAATGGCGTAACATCCAACAAAAGAACGTCTTTAACGTCGCCTTTTAAAACGCCCCCCTGAATAGCCGCACCAATCGCCACCACTTCATCAGGGTTAACCCCACGGTGAGGTTCGCGTTGGAAGAATGATTTGACGGTTTCCATTATTTTTGGAATGCGGGTCATTCCACCCACCAAGATCACCTCGTCAATGTCTTTGGCAGTCAAGCCAGCATCTTTTAGGGCAGCGCGGCATGGCTCAACAGTACGTTGAATCAAGTCATCAACCAGCGATTCAAATTTAGAACGCGTTAATTGCAGATTCAAATGCTTTGGACCCGCCGCGTCAGCCGTGATAAAGGGCAGATTGATGTCCGTTTGCATAGATGCTGACAATTCAATCTTCGCTTTTTCGGCAGCTTCTTTTAACCGTTGCAGGGCTAGCTTGTCTTTGCGAAGGTCAATACCTTGTTCCTTTTGAAACTCATCCGCAATGTAATCCATTATACGCGCATCAAAGTCTTCACCACCCAAGAACGTATCGCCATTGGTTGATTTGACTTCAAACACACCATCGCCAATTTCCAAAACAGATACGTCGAATGTTCCACCACCCAAGTCATAAACAGCAACAGTCCCATGGGCTTTCTTTTCCAGACCATAGGCCAAAGCAGCCGCTGTTGGCTCGTTGATAATACGCAAAACTTCCAAGCCAGCGATTTTGCCGGCGTCTTTGGTTGCTTGACGTTGGGCGTCATTAAAATAGGCAGGAACAGTGATCACAGCTTGTGTGACGGTTTCACCTAAATAGGCCTCTGCCGTTTCCTTCATTTTTTGCAAGATGAAGGCGCTAATCTGGCTGGGGCTGTATTTTTGATCACGTGAGTGCACCCAGGCGTCACCATTTTCAGCCTCGCAAATTTTGTAAGGAACAAGGCCAATATCCTTTTGGGTCATGGGGTCTTTAAACGACCGCCCAATTAACCGTTTAATGGCAAATAAAGTGTTTTCAGGGTTGGTTACTGCCTGACGTTTAGCCGACTGCCCTACCAGGCGTTCGCCCCCTTGAGTAAACGCAACCATTGAAGGGGTTGTTCTTGCACCCTCGCTGTTCTCTATAACACGGGCAGTTGCGCCCTCCATTACAGAAACACAAGAGTTCGTCGTACCTAAATCGATTCCAATGACTTTAGCCATAATATAAATCTCCTAAATTTCTAACTGCATTAGCAGCATCGTCATGAGTGTGCTAACAATATAGGAAATTGATTTATGGAAATCAAGAATATTAGATGGAAAAAAAGTTGGGTTCAGACACAAAAAAAGGGACCGTTATTAATAACGGCCCATTTTATGAGTTTTTCTAAGATCAATTAAACCTAAGCCTGAATTTGTACGATGACGCTTTCAAGATCAGAATTGGTTCCAGTGGATGCTGGCACCAAACTGTCCAGCTTTCCGGCCCACAAAGGATTATCTCCAGCAGTATTACCTGAGGCGAAATCACTGAGCCAGAGTTCATACCTGTAAACAGATCCCACTGTAAATGCTGTGGAGGCTCCTACCCAGCACAAAGGCGTCGCACCGAGACTTTGAGGCGTGGAATTGTTTGTTGGATTCATGTCAGAGTCATTAACGTAACGATGATTTTCCCAGTGATTGGTCAATCTTACGTTAAATGTTGAACCTTCAAATCCGTTACCATCCGCACTTGCTAGTCCGCATTTTACCGTAAGCCCCTGACCAACGGACGTTAAAAACTTGTGACTCGCCTTTTTTGAGAAACGTGGCGTCACAAAGGTAACCACAACTTTTTTATCGGCAGCAGTCACAATATTAGCAAAAGGCGTTTGCTGAGATATCGTCAAGGAAGATAGGGGTATGGAGATTGCTGAAGAGGTTGAAGGTTCTTGTTGAATCACAGGGTTGCTAGGTGTCGAAGTTGTGAGACAGTTAACCACACTGCCACTTACTGAAGGAGAATGACGAAGAGCGCCATCGCCCGTCAAATCCGCCGTACTTGCATAGGTGGATGAAAGAAGGCCCAAGCTGACATAAAAACCAAGATAAGCATGTGAAAAACGCATTTTTTAACTACCTTTTGAAAAAATTTATATTTTAATTTTTGCAAAAAAAAGTTAATAAATTGTTAAAATAATGGGG from Candidatus Finniella inopinata carries:
- the dnaJ gene encoding molecular chaperone DnaJ, with product MANKDFYKTLGVSQGSSPEDIKKAYRKLAMKYHPDKNPGDKAAEQKFRDVAEAYEILSDEQKKAAYDRYGSAAFEQGMGGGGGAGPGFGGFGFSGNFSDIIDEMFGDLGGSGRTDTFQQIGADVRFNLDISLDDAFKGTTARVKFTTGVPCDHCHGLGSQGGLAPTNCSACHGRGKTRYQQGFFTIERACNTCGGSGKTIADPCRPCGGQGRVRREKNLEVKIPPGVEDGTRIRLTREGEAGLRGGPAGDLYVFLSVRPHRLFKRQGADLFCRIPIPMTTAALGGEIEVPCVDGSKSSLKIPSGTQGGQQFRLRGKGMSVLRSSARGDLIIEAGVETPVNLSKKQKELLKQFEEASKKEENNPHSTGFFAKVKEFWDELGGA
- the dnaK gene encoding molecular chaperone DnaK, with the translated sequence MAKVIGIDLGTTNSCVSVMEGATARVIENSEGARTTPSMVAFTQGGERLVGQSAKRQAVTNPENTLFAIKRLIGRSFKDPMTQKDIGLVPYKICEAENGDAWVHSRDQKYSPSQISAFILQKMKETAEAYLGETVTQAVITVPAYFNDAQRQATKDAGKIAGLEVLRIINEPTAAALAYGLEKKAHGTVAVYDLGGGTFDVSVLEIGDGVFEVKSTNGDTFLGGEDFDARIMDYIADEFQKEQGIDLRKDKLALQRLKEAAEKAKIELSASMQTDINLPFITADAAGPKHLNLQLTRSKFESLVDDLIQRTVEPCRAALKDAGLTAKDIDEVILVGGMTRIPKIMETVKSFFQREPHRGVNPDEVVAIGAAIQGGVLKGDVKDVLLLDVTPLSLGIETLGGIFTRLIDRNTTIPTRKSQVFSTAEDGQTAVTIRVFQGEREIAAQNKSLGQFDLMGIAPAPRGTPQIEVTFDIDANGIVQVSAKDKATGKEQQIRIQASGGLSEADIQQMVKDAELNAAEDKVRREMIETKNQAEAMVHSTEKSLKEHGDKVSETDKASIQSAIDDLKQAITAENADEMKAKLEILTQVSMKLGEAIYKASSPEAGQAPTSEATDEIVDAEFKNVDDTDRKQA